TGGCTGGCGACTTGGTCAGACGCATCGTTGAGGAGTTCGGCAGACACGGTGCCGTCTGTTTCCTTCAAAACGACGGCGATCGTGGCAGTGCCGCGGCGCACCATGGTCTCGGCCGTCGAGCGGTCGACGGTGTCGCCCTCTTTGGCACCGCGGATGATCTTTAAGCCTTCGCTGTCGCGGAGTTGATCGAGGATTCGGCTGGTCGCATTTGGGGCGGTCGCAGTTGGGATGCCTGGTTCGGGTGTGTGCTGGCCGGCGTGTTCGCTGGGGGAACCGGTTGTTTCGGGTGCAGAGTCTGGTGCGCCCGCATTGCTCGCCAGTTGGTAGGGAGCGATTGATTCGTTGACCAGTGCGATTTTGACACGCGGTGTTGAGCCGACGCCTCGCGTGAAGATCAATGCAAAGATTGTGAAGAACGCGATGGGAACCACAAACGTCAACAACCACTCGATGCGGTTGTGCCGCAATCTTCGCAGGTGGATTTCGATGACTTGCCAGATCATGCTTTATCCGTCCCGCAGTGCGTGGCCGGTCAGGTGCAAGAAGACGTGATGCAGTGACGGGTTCTGGACGTCGACATCGACCACCCCGTAGCCCGCTGCGCCGACGGCATCGATCAGCCGTGGTAGTTCGGCGGCAACATCATGAATTTGAGCGTCCAGGTGGTTTTCGCCCGGACGTGCTGTGAGTTGTGTTTCCGTGGTCGCCAGCGGTTCATTGCCGCTGCCGCGAAGTGCTTGGTCCAGTCGGATGACGACCTTGCGATCGACGCCAATGGTTTGCCGGACCAGTTCATCGAAGGTGCCAGTTGCGACAACTCGGCCGTTGTCCACGATCACGATCCGGTCGCACTGCGTTTCGGCTTCGTCTAAGTGGTGGGTGGTCAAAAGAATCGATGTGCCACTGGAGCTAAGTTCACCGAGCATGGCAAAGATGCGTTGGCGACTCTGCGGGTCCACCCCCACGCTCGGTTCGTCCAGCAGCAACACTTCAGGTTGGTGCAGGACACCGCAGGCGAGATTGATTCGGCGTTTCATCCCGCCGGAGAACGTATTGACCAGGTCGTCAGCACGGTCGGCCAGGCCGGTCCACTGCAGTGCCCATTGGACTTGTTGCTTGAGCGTTTTACCGGTTAGCCCGTGAAAGCGACCGAATGCGGATAAGTTTTCTCGCGTGGTCAGGTCGCCGTACAAGGCGATTTCTTGTGGTACCAGTCCGACGCAATCGCGGGCGTTTGCCTGGTTGGCTGGCCGGCCCATTAATTCGATCGAGCCCGAGTCGGGACGCGTCCGGCCGGATAGGCAGCGGATCATGGTGGTCTTGCCGGCACCGTTGGGCCCCAGGTACGCCAGTCGTTCGCCACGCCGTAACTGGAAGGTGATGCCGTCCAACGCGGTGTGCGAAGCCGAACCACGACGGTAGCTTTTGCGAAGCTCCGAAACGGTGATGGCGTCCGTTGGCGGCGAAATCAAAGTGCTTCTCGAAAACGAGGAGGTAACGATCCAAGCTGCGGCGATGGCAGTTCGTGCTGCCTGGCCTAACTTACTCCATCCAACTGCCTCGCCGAAACGGCAAAGCGTCCCGCTGGAATATGCGTTAAAGTGTGCTCATGTCGACCGCCACAACCAATCCCGAATCGTCTTCTCAAAGCCCCCGCGCCGGCCGGAACTCCGGGACAGGCACTGGGGGCGTTTCCAAGGCTGGCGGTGGGCGAGCGGATTCGTTTTGGGATCGCCCCCTCGATACGACCACGGAAGTCGTCACGCCGGAAAACATTGCGTTTGAATACCAGCTTGCCGGCCCGTTTCGCCGGCTGCCTGCCTACCTGATCGATGTGCTGGTTCGATACGCGATCATCTTTTTTCTGGCCATCGCATTGATGTTCATTGTGGGGATGATTGCTTGGGGCACCTTGGGGGCCTTTGCCATCGGCTTCGGATTGGTCAGTTATTTCTTGATCAGTTGGTTCTACGGGGCCGGGATGGAGACGTATTTCAATGGGCGGACGGTGGGGAAGTGGAGTTGTGGGATTCGCGTGATTGACGTCGATGGTTGTCCGATCACAGGCCGACGGGCGATCATTCGAAATTTGCTGCGTATCGCCGATCTGGCTCCTTTGGCAGCATTGAGTTCGCTGGGGGAGGATGTGCCACCCGTGTTTTTCATCCCAACGGGGATGGTCGGGCTGGTTTGCGTGATTTGCACCAGCCGAATGCAGCGTTTGGGGGACATTGCGGCGGGCACGATGGTCATCATTGACGAAAAAACGTGGCGGCTTCCCACCGCCAAAGTGGACGATCCGCGAGTCGCGCCGTTGGCCTCGTTCATTCCAGGTGATTATGCGATTTCGAGAAGCATGGCCCGGACGTTGGCCGTTTATGTCGAACGCCGGCACTATTTGACTCCGGCACGACGTCTGGAAATCGCCCGCCACCTGACGCTGCCACTGCTGGATCGTTTTGATTTTGACCCGAAGGTCGACGCTGACCTGTTGATGATGGCTCTGTATCACAAGACTTTCATCGCCGATCCGTCTCAAGAGCCGGCCGATCTGGGAGTTTTGGCCGGGTACAGTCCGCTTCGCAACGCGGCCAATCCGATGCCGGCCGGCTAGGCCGGCACCTGAATTCGGCTGCGGTGTTGGTCTGGTGAGCCGCGGTGTTGGTTTGTGGGCGTCAGTTCGCGAATGGCTAAGGGGATTTCCCACAGAGATACACGGAATCATCGAGCTAAATTGCGAGGAAATTCGGCCGGGGAGTGACTGCTTGGGGGGGACGTGGTTGGCGATTATTCGTGGGCCGATTACCATTTGGATTCTCCCGCTATCCTCGAAAACGAATAAATCTCCCGTGCCTGCCCCCTCGTCTGACCCGCTGTTGCCTCTAAGCCGCCTGATGACGACGCTCGCTGAACGTGCAGTCACGCGTCCACCCGGCTCATACACGACAAAATTGCTTGAAGGCGGAACCGAGGCGATCGGCAAAAAAATCCGCGAGGAAGCGGAAGAGCTGATCGAGGCGGTCGATGAAGACGGCGACGAAGGCCGGAAGCATGCTGTCTATGAAGCTGGCGATTTGATTTATCACACGCTGGTGATGTTGGCTCATCGCGGCATTCATTTGGATGAAGTTGCCGCCGAATTAGCGCGGCGTGAAGGCACCTCGGGGCTGGCTGAAAAAGCCGCTCGCAAGAAAGGAAACAACTAACGTGATCTCCGAAACACACCTGCGTCTAGGCATCCCCAGCAAGGGGCGACTCAGCGACCTGGCGACCGAATTGTTAACTCAAGCTGGGTTGCGGTTCCGTCGGCAAAATCGTGGTTTGTTCGCTCGAGTCAGCGGTCTGTCGATCGACCTGATTTACCTGCGTACCGATGACATCCCCACGCTTTGCGCCGAAGGTGCGATCGACATGGGCATCACCGGTAGCGACTTGGTGGAAGAGGCCGGAGCCGATGTTGACGAACGAATGAAGTTTGGGGTCGGGCGCTGCCGTTTGGCGTTTTGTGTCCCCGACGACGCGCCGATCAAAAGTGCTGCTGAGCTGGATGGTAAGCGAATCGCGACCAGCTTCCCGCACGTCACGCGGAAGTATCTATCCAAGCGAGACGCCGCTGCACATCTGGTTTCGTTGGCGGGCAGCGTCGAGGCGATGATCCAGTTGGGCGTGGCCGATGCCATCGTCGATCTGGTTGAAACGGGCAGCACGTTGGCGGCCAACCGGTTGCGGATCCTCGAAGAAATCGGGAACTACGAAACGGTCTTGATCCAAAATCACCACAAGCGTCATGGCGAGATCGCCGATCGTTTGGTTGAGCGACTCAAGGGAGTCGTGATCGCTCGCGACTATTCGTTGATGGAATACAATATTCCTCGCGCCAAAATGCACTTAGCCGAAAAGGTCACCCCAGGCTTCAATTCACCAACCGTTAACTCTTTGGAAGACTCGGATTGGTGCGGGATTCAGGTCATGGTTAAGCGCAAGGACGTAGTTGATACAATGGATCAACTGAAGGCGATCGGCGCCACGGCCATCTTCGAGATGACTCTCAATAACTGCCGCCTGTAGGCGGGTGATTGCCTACGGGCAATTCTGCGGACGCCGTTAGGGCGGACAGCAGGTTCGGTCACGCTGCTCCTGGAGAAGTTCAGCTCTAGAATTGAGTCTTGGCTGCTCTAGGAACGCAGCAATGCGTTCAATAGCATTCCAAAGCTGACCGCGGAGGCGAACAGCAGCGTTCCACCACCGACATAGTCTTGAGCGAGGATGGCGGCGAAGCCACCAACCGCCGCAATCAGCCCCACGAGGCACGAGGCCAGCAAGGCACAGCCAACTAATTTGGAACTGGGGTCGTCGTTGGGTGCCGGGGGAGTGGCGTTCATGTGATTGCCTGTGTGTCGTCTACAGCACGCCTTTGGTGCTGGGGATGGCGTCGCTGCGAGGGTCGTCTTGGATGGCCATGCGGATCGCTCGAGCGGTAGATTTAAACACGCATTCAGAGATGTGGTGGGAGTTGCGTCCGTGGTGCAGCACGACGTGCAAGTTGCACTTAGCATTGGCCGCGAACGATTGCCAGAAGTGCTCGACCAATTCGCTATCGAACGTGCCGATCTTGGAGGCGGCGATTGGGGCGTGGTATTCGAACGCGTAGCGGCCACCCATGTCGACCGCGGATGTGACCAAGCATTCGTCCATCGGCAGCGTGAAGTGGCCATAACGGCATACGCCGGCGCGATCCGAAAGGGCTTCGTCGACCACGGTTCCCAATGCGATGCCGATGTCTTCGGTGGTGTGGTGGTCGTCAACGTGCAGGTCGCCAGTTGCCTGGACATTCAAGTCAATCAGCGAGTGTTTGGCAAACAGATCCAGCATGTGATCCAGGAAGCCAATGCCGGTGGCACGCTTGCCGCCGCCGTTGCCATCAAGGTCAATGGAAAGCTTGATTTGGGTTTCGCCAGTGTGGCGTTCGATCGATGCAGTTCGGGACATGGTGTTCTACGCGAAGGACTGGATGGCTCGGGAGATCATTAGCAAGCAGGCGTCGATTTGTTCGTCGGTGCCGATGCTGATTCGCAGGCCGTCTCCCCAATCGGGAAAGTCCATGTAGCGGATCAGGATTTGATTGCGTTTCAGGTATTCGTAAATTTCAGCATGCCGGCCGCTGGGATGCTGGCACCAGACAAAGTTGGCGTGGGATGGTGTCACGCGGAATCCAAGTTCAGCCAGTTCGGCCGTCAAGCGTTCTCGTGTGAGGTTCATCTTCGTAACAACGTCGGCGAGCCAGTCTTGCGAGTGCATGGCGGCGGTCGCGGCGGCGATTGAAATCGCGTCGCAGTTGTAGCTGTCTTTAATCTTGCCCAATTCGGCAATGACTTCAGGCTTTGCGATCAGGAATCCGAATCGGATTCCGGCCAAGCCATACGACTTGGACAGCGTGCGTGTGATGAGGATGTTGTCGCATGACTGCACCAGGTCGATGCAGTTCTGTTGGGCGAAGTCGGCATAGGCTTCGTCGACGACCAGGGGGCAGGTCAGCGTGCTGGCGATCTCGGTAATCTGCTCCGGCGAGACGATCGTGCCGCTCGGTGAATTCGGATTGGGCAACAGGACCAATTTCAGGTCATCGGCCGACTGGCCAAATGCGGCGGGAAGTTTCCAATCGTCGACGAAGGGAGTTTGTTCCCAGGCGGCGCCTTGGATGTCGGCTAGTGTCCGGTACAGGATGTAGCTGGGGTAAGGCAGTCGCAATCGCTCGCCCTCGCCGACAAAGCCACGGACCAACAGTGTCAAAATTTCGTCGCTGCCGTTTCCCGCCAGGATCCACTCGGGGCCGGGCAATCCGAGTGCCTCGGCGGCGGCGCGGCGAAAACTGGTGGCCACCGGGTCGGGGTAGCGGTTCAACGGACCGGTGGCGGCGCTACGAATCGCATCGACGACCGCGGCTGGCGGTGGGTACGGGTTTTCGTTGGTGTTCAGTTTGATGAACTTGCCCGGCGGCGGTTGTTCGCCGGGGGTGTACGGTTTCATCAAGGAAAGGGCTTTGCGGTAAGCCAAACCAGTGGGCTGGGTCACGTTCAGATCTCGTATCGCTCGCCAATACCGAGCACGATCGGTTTGGCTGATGTGTTTTCGCGGACCTGTTCGGCCCAGGTCTTGGGGTCCTGTGCGATTGGCGGCCAGGTTCCATAATGAGTGGGTAGCACGGCCAGAGGTTCAATGGTCTGGATCGCGTGCAGGCAATCTTCGACGCCCATTGTATAGAGGTCGCCAATTGGCAGGACCGCCACATCGACTCCATAGGCGTAGTGCTTCATGTCGCTGAAAAAAGCGGTGTCACAGGCGAAGTAGAGGCTTCGCGAGCCGGTGGTCAGCACAAAGCCAGCGGCCGTTCCACCGGGACTGCCGTCGGGCAGCGTACTGGAGTGAACCGCGGGAACCATCTTCAGTTTCCCGAAGGGAAGTTCAATTTGGCCGCCAATGTTCATGCCAATTGGGGCCGGCAGATCACCGCTGCCGAAACCCTTGTCGCCGTACCACTGCGAAATTTCGAAGTTGCAGACGATGGGGCACGCGTTTCGCCGGGCGATCGCTTCGACATCTTTGACGTGATCAAAGTGACCGTGGGAGACCAACACGTGTGAAATCGAATCCCATGAATCCGCTGTCGTTTGGGCCGCTGGATTATCCGTGAAAAACGGATCCAGCAAGATGCGATGGGAATCGACTTCGATCAACCACGATGCGTGCGAAAGCCAGGTGAGGGCAATGGCCATGAGTTTCTCCGGCAAACTCGGATAGGGATAAACGATTCAGGGTCAGCTGTCCCTGAATCGTGACCGATCCGTCGCACTTATCCAACCCGGCGTGCGTTGTGCATTCGTTTCGTGCGTTGCACGCTAGCGGAATGCGTGAGGCACTAGCGGTTCTGGAAGAACTGGCCGTTGTTGTTAAAGCTTTGTGAAGGAAAGCTTTGAGGGTTCGTCCGGGTGCCGTTCGACGAGGTGCTGCGAGTGCTTTGCGATTGCGAGCGAGTCGGTGTGGTGGTGGCTGGCGGAGGCGTTGTCTTTTCGTCCGACAGGCTCCAACGTTTGCCGTTCAGGCCGGATTGTGGATTCCACTTCAAGCCAGGGACGAACATGATCGAGGCAATGCTTGGGCCATTGATCGAAGCGGTGCCCCATTCGGTTTCAACCGTGATCAATTTGACGTCCGTTGCTCCGGTGATCGAGTCTCCGTTCAGCATGACAACCGTGGTGGTCGCGTCATTGGCAGATGCAAAGCGGACGCCCGCGACTTCCGACAGGGGAATGCTGGCGGTACCGAAGGAGGTTTGCATTTGAAGCTGGGTGGTGTCGGTCAGCGTGCCTTCGATTTCGTTGGTGCTGACGAGTCCCACGGTGACGCTCAGGGGGCGAACGCTGGGCGTTGCCTTGGCGGCTTTGGGGAGTGCCGCTTTGGTGGGTTCTGCCTTCGTTGGAACTGCCTTGGCGGGTTCCGCTTCCGTGGGAGCTTGGGCGACGGCGAGGCTGGCAAGCGAAGCGTTGGCGGCGATTGCGATGGTTAGCATGCAAATCGGGGCGAAGAATCGTTTCATCGGTGGTCTTTCGTCAATGATCAAGAAAGGGACGTGGTTCCATCAACATAGCCATCCCGCGAGCACCCGCCACAACCGAGGGGGGGCGTTGTGGACAAATGCCTCGTGACGAGTCAGGATAACCGGAACGAACGTCTGATCCGTTCCATCGGATAACCTCGCGACACTTTGCGTTCAAGCGATTTGTGAGCTAAACCTTAACAGACGGCCTGTTATCTTGCGAATACCGGTAGCGGAAGTTGCCCTGACTTTCGTTCAATGCGATCGCCCGCGTGAAGAAGCCTTTCTTCGGTGAGTCTTCAGTGGGTAAGGTGTCCCAAGAACAACGTGTTCGGTGAAGCTAAGAAAGTGTTTCACCGCGTCACTGACGCCTCAAATTCAATTTGCCAATCCTTTCAAAGCACCGGTTTACACACCCATGTGGCCCTTAACAAACGGCTTGCGATGTCTCGAAGGTGACGAAGCGATTTTGTTTCGGGGCGTGGTCGGCATGATGCTTGACCAAACCATCATTGAATTGAATTCGGGTCCCATTGATCTCGACTCGATCGATGATGAATTGTCCTCCGCGATGGACGATCAGCCCTTGGCTGCACAGATGGGCGAAATGCCCGATTGGGTCAACCTTTCGCCAGGGGAAACGCCCTCGGACGAGCACGACTCGAACGACGCGGGATCAGACGACACCGACATTTTGGGCGGCCATTCCAGTGACGCTGACTTGGGCAGTGAAGGTTTGGACGAAGATGATCTCGGTTTTGAAGAAGGTTTCGGATTCGAAACGCCACGTTGGTTTTCGATGTGGGAACCGGAGCAACGAATCTGGTTGCTCGAGCGAGTGTCGGCTTCGGTCTTGACGGCTCGGCCGGCCCCGCCTGCCTCGGCGATTTTCGAAGCCACCATTGAAGCGGTTTATGTCGAATTAGCGGACTTGATCGCGATGGAGATCACCGCGGGCTCGCCGATCCAAAAGGGGACATGGCGTGCGACTTTGCTGGACGCGTATGTTCAGCGATGTCCCAAAGACAGTCTGCTAGGCGCCTTGCAGTTTGAAGCCACGACTTTGGATTCTTGCTTGCCGCCGGCGATACAAAAGCAGCTCCGTTCGCTAGCCGGTGAAGTGGATCAAGAAGCCAGCGAACCACCGGGCAACCAGGATTGGTTGAACTGGTGGACGAGTGTCATCGAGCGTCTGGTGGACGCCACGTTTGGGCCACGCCTGTATCACGACGTGGAGCGTCTTCGGGATGGTGACCCCCGCGAGGTTCAGCGATATCTTCGCGGCAAAGGGCTGAGCGCTAAGTTCTTGCAGCGGATCCCACCCTTGCGATCACCCGAGCAGACTCAGGCGTCGATCGATCGTTTACAATCGATCTTGCTAGAAAAGTAAAACAGCCATTCATCAAGACTGGCCTCGCTTCTCTGTGCGTGTTGTCAGATTTGGATTGTCAGGCTCGTCACTGCGCGATGTTCCGTGTT
The Neorhodopirellula lusitana DNA segment above includes these coding regions:
- the hisG gene encoding ATP phosphoribosyltransferase, producing MISETHLRLGIPSKGRLSDLATELLTQAGLRFRRQNRGLFARVSGLSIDLIYLRTDDIPTLCAEGAIDMGITGSDLVEEAGADVDERMKFGVGRCRLAFCVPDDAPIKSAAELDGKRIATSFPHVTRKYLSKRDAAAHLVSLAGSVEAMIQLGVADAIVDLVETGSTLAANRLRILEEIGNYETVLIQNHHKRHGEIADRLVERLKGVVIARDYSLMEYNIPRAKMHLAEKVTPGFNSPTVNSLEDSDWCGIQVMVKRKDVVDTMDQLKAIGATAIFEMTLNNCRL
- the hisB gene encoding imidazoleglycerol-phosphate dehydratase HisB, yielding MSRTASIERHTGETQIKLSIDLDGNGGGKRATGIGFLDHMLDLFAKHSLIDLNVQATGDLHVDDHHTTEDIGIALGTVVDEALSDRAGVCRYGHFTLPMDECLVTSAVDMGGRYAFEYHAPIAASKIGTFDSELVEHFWQSFAANAKCNLHVVLHHGRNSHHISECVFKSTARAIRMAIQDDPRSDAIPSTKGVL
- a CDS encoding metal-dependent hydrolase, producing MAIALTWLSHASWLIEVDSHRILLDPFFTDNPAAQTTADSWDSISHVLVSHGHFDHVKDVEAIARRNACPIVCNFEISQWYGDKGFGSGDLPAPIGMNIGGQIELPFGKLKMVPAVHSSTLPDGSPGGTAAGFVLTTGSRSLYFACDTAFFSDMKHYAYGVDVAVLPIGDLYTMGVEDCLHAIQTIEPLAVLPTHYGTWPPIAQDPKTWAEQVRENTSAKPIVLGIGERYEI
- a CDS encoding ABC transporter ATP-binding protein; amino-acid sequence: MISPPTDAITVSELRKSYRRGSASHTALDGITFQLRRGERLAYLGPNGAGKTTMIRCLSGRTRPDSGSIELMGRPANQANARDCVGLVPQEIALYGDLTTRENLSAFGRFHGLTGKTLKQQVQWALQWTGLADRADDLVNTFSGGMKRRINLACGVLHQPEVLLLDEPSVGVDPQSRQRIFAMLGELSSSGTSILLTTHHLDEAETQCDRIVIVDNGRVVATGTFDELVRQTIGVDRKVVIRLDQALRGSGNEPLATTETQLTARPGENHLDAQIHDVAAELPRLIDAVGAAGYGVVDVDVQNPSLHHVFLHLTGHALRDG
- a CDS encoding RDD family protein — translated: MSTATTNPESSSQSPRAGRNSGTGTGGVSKAGGGRADSFWDRPLDTTTEVVTPENIAFEYQLAGPFRRLPAYLIDVLVRYAIIFFLAIALMFIVGMIAWGTLGAFAIGFGLVSYFLISWFYGAGMETYFNGRTVGKWSCGIRVIDVDGCPITGRRAIIRNLLRIADLAPLAALSSLGEDVPPVFFIPTGMVGLVCVICTSRMQRLGDIAAGTMVIIDEKTWRLPTAKVDDPRVAPLASFIPGDYAISRSMARTLAVYVERRHYLTPARRLEIARHLTLPLLDRFDFDPKVDADLLMMALYHKTFIADPSQEPADLGVLAGYSPLRNAANPMPAG
- the hisE gene encoding phosphoribosyl-ATP diphosphatase; amino-acid sequence: MTTLAERAVTRPPGSYTTKLLEGGTEAIGKKIREEAEELIEAVDEDGDEGRKHAVYEAGDLIYHTLVMLAHRGIHLDEVAAELARREGTSGLAEKAARKKGNN
- the hisC gene encoding histidinol-phosphate transaminase — encoded protein: MAYRKALSLMKPYTPGEQPPPGKFIKLNTNENPYPPPAAVVDAIRSAATGPLNRYPDPVATSFRRAAAEALGLPGPEWILAGNGSDEILTLLVRGFVGEGERLRLPYPSYILYRTLADIQGAAWEQTPFVDDWKLPAAFGQSADDLKLVLLPNPNSPSGTIVSPEQITEIASTLTCPLVVDEAYADFAQQNCIDLVQSCDNILITRTLSKSYGLAGIRFGFLIAKPEVIAELGKIKDSYNCDAISIAAATAAMHSQDWLADVVTKMNLTRERLTAELAELGFRVTPSHANFVWCQHPSGRHAEIYEYLKRNQILIRYMDFPDWGDGLRISIGTDEQIDACLLMISRAIQSFA